The genomic interval GCGAGCTGTCAGACGCCGCGACGGCGCTTGACTGGCTCCAGGTCTACAATCCGGATGCACGGTCCTGTTGGATCGCAGGCGTGTCGTTCGGCGCGTGGATCTCCATGCAACTCCTGATGCGCCGGCCAGAGATCGCCGGCTTCATCTCTGTCGCACCGCCGGCCAATCTTTACGACTTCAGCTTCCTGGCGCCCTGCCCGTCCTCCGGGCTGATCGTGAATGGCGACATGGACCGCGTGGCGCCTCCGGAAGCGGTGCGCAGCCTCGTGAACAAGCTGAAAAGCCAAAAGGGCATCTCGATCACGCACGAGGTCGTCCACGGTGCCAACCACTTCTTTGAGGACAAGCTCGACGAGCTGATGGATGAGGTGATCGGGCCGTATCTGGACGAGGCGACCGGACAGGCCGCCAGCGCCTAAGTCGACCATGGCGACAACCGAGGAAGCCCGTCCGGCGATCCGCTTCGCCCCCAGCCCGAACGGCCGGCTGCATCTGGGCCACGCCTATTCGGCGCTGCTCGCACATGACACGGCGCGAGCGATTGGCGCGCGCTTTCTGCTGCGCATCGACGACATCGACACCGCGCGCTGCACGCCGGAATTCGAACAGGCGATCTATGACGACCTGGCCTGGCTGGGACTGTCGTGGGAAACGCCCGTGCGGCGGCAGTCCGAGCATTTCTCGACGTATCGGCAGGCCGCAGAAGAGTTGGGCGCGCGCGGCTTGCTCTATCCGTGCTTCGCCACCCGCAAGGAGATCGCCGAGACGGTCGCCCGGGTCGCCAAACCCGCTTTCGACCCGGACGGCGCGCCGCTCTACCCCGGCCTCTACCGCAATGCCAATCCAGAAAAGGTCGCGCAGCTCATGGCCGAGGGCCGCCCCTATGCGCTGCGGCTGGACATGGCGCGGGCGCGCGATGCGGTGGGCCCTGCGGCGCTTACCTATCGCGTCTTTGATCTTCACGGCGGCGCGCGCGAATGCCTTGCAAGGCCGGAGCGGTGGGGCGACGCGGTCATCGTGCGCAAGGATACGCCGACGAGCTATCACCTCGCGAACGTGATCGACGACGCGCTGCAAGGCATCACACACGTCATCCGCGGGACCGACCTGGAAGCGGCGACGGACCTGCACGTCCTGCTCCAGCGCCTGCTCGGCCTGCCGACGCCCGCCTATCACCATCACCGGCTGATCCTGGACGAGAGCGGGCGGAAGCTGTCGAAAAGCGCGGGCGACCTGAGCCTTGCAGCGTTGCGCGAGCACGGCGCTACGCCGGAGCAAATTCGCTGTATGGTGGGGCTGGCTAGCTGATCTGCCGCCCGTCGAGCGCGGCGATGAGCCGGTCGAGCGTCTCCAGCGTGGAGGTATCGGCCCGGCCATGCACCCCCTCCGGCCGAAACCGCCGCTGAAAGGCAGCGACGACGGACGCCGTGTGCTCATCGAAGCGTGCGCCGGGTGTCACGCCATAACCCACCCGGGCCAGCTTGGCCTTTAACACCTCGACATCCGCCGACTCCGCGCCCGCCCCGATACCGGTGTCATCGCCGAGGGGCACGGGCGGCACCCACACGCAGACCCCCTCCCGCGCCAACGACTGCCAGTCAAAGTGCTCGCCCGGATCGACCTTCCGTCCCGGCGCCACGTCGGAATGCCCCAGCACCCGCTCCGGCGGCACCGACCAGCGCGCGGCGATGTCGCGGCACAGTGCCACGACCGCCTCCATTTGCGCGCGCGGATAAGGCGGCAACCCGTCCGGTGCTTCATGTCCGTGATTATGGATTTCGATGCCGATCGAGACGCTGTTGATGTCGCGCTCGCCCGCCCAATAGGACGCACCGGCGTGCCAGGCCCGGTGCCACTCCGACACCATCTGAACGATCGTGCCGTCCTCTTCGACCAGGTAGTGCGTCGAGACCTTGGCCTCGGGGTTCGCCAGCCAGCGCGCGGCTGCTTCCGCGGTCCCCATGCCGGTATAGTGGAGGAGGATCATGTCCGGCCGCTTCCCGCCGCGCCGCGCGCCATAATTCGGCGACGGCATCACCCGGCTTGCCAGCGGGGTCTCAGGTTCGCGCAGCGGCCCGCCAAGGCCCGGCCACAGCCAGCGATAGACGCCGCCCGCCAGCGCCGCGCTCCCGGCCAAAAGGGCAATCTTCCGCAACACCCCTCTGCGCTCCACCGCCCTAGAGTCCGCGTTCCTTCGCGATTTCGTCATAGGCCTGGTTGATTGCCGCGATCTTGTTGTTGGCGATCTCAACGAACTCCTCCGGGACGCCGCGGGCCATCAGCCGGTCCGGGTGGTTTTCGCGCACCAGCTTGCGGTAGTGCTTTTTCAGTTCCTCATCACTGATCGACGGATCAACCTCCAGCACGTCATACGGGCTGCGCTCCTTGGCGTGAACGTGACGCGCGCGGATATAGGCGAACTCGGTGTCCGAAAACCCGAAGATGCGCGCCACCGAGGCGAGATAGTCCTCCTCGCTCGGGTGGATCACCTCGTCAGCCTTGGCGATGTGAAACAGCCCGTCCAGCACGGCCTTGAGCGTCTCGCGGTCGTCCTGGAACAGCCGGGCAAGTTGTTTCGCGTAAGACTCGTAGCCCGCCACATCCTTCTTGGCGAGGTTGAACAGCCGCGCGACATTCTTCAACTCGCTGTCCGGGACCTTGAAGACATCCTTGAAGGCGGAGACCTCGTCCTTGGTCACCACGCCGTCGGCCTTGGCCATCTTTGCACCCAGCGCGATGACGCCCATTGAGAACGCTACCTCGCGCTCTTGCAGGTCGGCAGCTTCGTCATTCTCGCGGTCGATCGCGTAGTGGCCGGCCAGCCCGCCCAACAGCGCGCCCAGCGGCCCGCCGATGGCAAGCCCGGTGGCCGCGCCCGCAATTTTGCCCCAGATCGACACCGGTCAAGCTCCAGTGCGCACGGCACAAGCAGCGCCGCACCCTTACCTTTACGTTAACGTCAGGCGCTGCTAGCTTCGGATCAGCGTGCGGCGCCCGCAAACACTCACTCCGGACTAGACACCAAGCCGGAGCGCAACGCAACGCCGCGCGGCGTCAATGTCATGCAAGCGCAATAAAAACGCAGGGAGGAAAATGTCATGCGCGCCTTGCTTCCGCTCAGCCTCGGCCTGTTCGCGGTGTCCTTCGCAGCCGCGCCCGCCCGCGCCGCCGATGCCTTCGGCGTCTGGCGCCACCCGGATAATGGCTCACTTGTGCGCACCTATGAATGCGGTGGCGGCCTGTGCGCCAAGGTGATCAAGGTGCGGGACCCTTCGCGCAAAGACGTGCACAATCCGAACCCTGATCTGCGCTCGCGCTCGATCGAGGGCATCGTCATCATGAACGGCGCGCGCAAAACCGATGCGAACACCTGGGAAGGGCAGCTCTATAACACGCGCGACGGCAAGACCTATTCCGGCGTGATCACGCTGAAGAGCCCGCAGAAGCTGGAGCTTGAAGGCTGCGTTCTTGGCGGGCTGTTCTGCAAGGGCGTGACCTGGACGCGTGTGCGATAAGAGCGTTCTCGCCAAACCTGCCATGGCTGGGTGTGACGCGGCTACGCTGCGTCCTCCCGAGGCGCATCGGCCTCACCTTCCGGCGCCTGCCAGGACGGCGTGTCCTCCAGCATCCCGAGGGCGTGGAGATAAGTGGTCAGCACCGCCTCTTCCTCCTGACGCTCATGCGCTTCCTTCTTGCGCATCTGCACGATCTTGCGCAGCGCCTTGGTGTCGAAACCGTGGCCCTTGGCCTCGGCATAAACCTCGCGGATGTCGGCGGCCAGCGCGGCCTTTTCCTCCTCCAGCCGCTCGATACGCTCGATGATGGCGCGCAACTGCTGGCGGGTGCTTTCGTGAAGTTCGCTCATGCGACGGCCTGTTGTCTGGTTGGAGATGGGTAAGGGCGGCTGGCGAGCGATTCGCCCGCTCTACCTTTACATCAGGCTAGGCCGCCGCCCCTGCCGTCTCAAGCGCCCGCCGCGCGTTATCCAGAATTGCGCGCAGCCTGTGGATGGGCCTCAGTGGCTGTCGCCGTGGGCCTCCTGAAAACGGGCCTGCTGCTCCGCCGTCGCCTCGGTCTGGTACTTCGCCTTCCACTCGTCATAAGGCATCCCGTAGACGAGTTCGCGCGATTCTTCTTTGGAGAGGTCGAAGCCGCGCTCCTCCGCGGCCTCGCGATACCAGTTCGACAGGCAGTTCCGGCAGAAACCCGCCAGGTTCATCATGTCGATGTTCTGCACGTCGGTGCGCTCGCGCAGATGGCTCACCAGCCGGCGGAACACCGCGGCCTCGATTTCGGTAGCTGTCTTCGGGTCGATTTCCCGCATCAACTCCTCCTCGCGTGGGGACCTGACATGAGGCAATAATGCCCCCTCATCCGCAAAGGAGCCATAATAGTGTATGCGGTGCAAGCCGGAGCCTCGTCGCGTCTCCAGGATACCACGGATGATTCGCGCCAAACGCTCGGCCCAGGCCTGCTGGCCGGCTGCATCGCGGATCAGGTCCTGGCGGATTTCGATGAGCGCGTGAGGCAGCCCGCGGCGCGTGCCATGCTCATACATGCTGTCGCCCTTGAGCCGGCCGGTGTAAGGCTCGTTCTCACCGGCGACGATGCCTGGTTCGGCGTGCAGCGCGTCGACCAGCGGCTTGGCGAAGCGCGGATCCTTGTCCCAGAGCACCGTGGCGTGCCAGGGCCGCGGGTGGCCGCGCCAGGCTTCGGTGAAGCTGTGGATCGAAAAGATCGCGGGCGGCTTCCCCGCCGAGATGCCGGCGTCCAAGGCAGCGTCGATGGCGGCGTGATAGGGGCGGTGAAAATTGTTGATCCGGTAGTCGATCTCGCGCTGGTCGATTCGCGCATTCCCCGGCACCACTGCGCCGTCGGAAATGCGCATGATCAGCGTCGGATCATCGACCGCACGGTTCGGGTCGATGAAAAGGCGCGAAAACTTCGAGAGCACCGCCGGTACGCCCAGCAGGTTCGCCAGCCGCCGCGTTACCCCGGCCGCGCCAATGTCATAGGCGATGTGACGTTCCAGTTGTTCCGGCGGCAGGCCCAGCGTGCCATAGCCGGGCGGAAAAGCATTGGTTGCGTGATCGCAGGTGAGGACCAGCCCCGCGTCTGGCGCGCCGGCTATGAATTCGAAGGCGTTGGCGGGGGACGACTCGTCCGCTATCTGGATCTCCATCTTCTTCAGCATTGTTGGACTTGGTTTGATTGCAGCGCCGCGCGCGGCGCTGGATTATCGTTTTTGGGTAGGGTCCCTACCGTACAGAACTTTTTTCACAAGCAAACCCTTGTGCTTTAGATGTTTGCTGATAATCACAGGCGCAATGGCTGAACATCCACATCGCACCGATTTGATCGCTCTTTTCGAAACCGCCGTCGCGCGCGCGCAACCTGGGCGGTGTTTGCCGGGTCTGTTTCCAGACTGGCCGGGCGGGCGGATCATTGTCATTGCCTGCGGAAAAGCCGGCGCGGCGATGGCACGCGTGGCGGAAGAGCACTATGCGGACGCGGTCGCGGAGGGCCGCTATCAGGCGCTGGCGGTGACACGGCACGGTTACGGCGTGCCGCTTGAGCACACGCGGCTGATCGAGGCGGGACATCCGGTGCCGGATGACGGCAGCCTGCGCGGCGCCGAGGCAGCTCTGGAAGCGGCCGGCGCAGCCGGCGCGGATGACCTTGTGCTGGTACTCCTTTCAGGCGGGGCATCTGCGCTGTGCGCTGCACCGGTTGCCGGGCTGACGCTGGACGACAAGCGCGCGCTGACACAGGCGCTGCTGCGTTCCGGCGCGACGATCAGCCAGATCAACTGCGTGCGCAAACATCTCTCGGGCTTCAAGGGCGGACGCCTCGCCGCTGCAGCGGCACCTTCGCGCGTCATGACGCTGGCCATCTCCGATGTGCCGGGGGATGCGCCAGATGCGATCGGATCCGGCCCCACCGTGCCCGACCCGACCACGCTTGCTGATGCCCGCAAAGTGCTCGGCGAATTCGACATTACGCCCGGCTCGGCCGTCGCAGCGGCGCTCAACGACCCGGCAAACGAAACACCCAAGCCAGGCGATGACGCCTTTGCAAACGCCGAATACAGGCTTGCTGCCACCGCGGCGCAATCGCTGGACGCGGCGGCCGAGGAGGCGCGGGCGCGCGGCTATCGCCCCGTCATCCTCGGCGACGCGCTTGAGGGCGAGGCGCGCGATCTGGCGAAAGCCCATGCGGCGCAGGCGCTTGAGCTGCAACGCGGAGGTGAGCGCATTGCGCTGCTTTCCGGCGGCGAGGCGACGGTCACCATTCGCGGCGACGGTCAAGGTGGCCCCAATCAGGAATACGCACTGGCCCTGGCGATTGCCTTGGACGGCGCGCCGGGCATCCACGCACTCGCTGCGGACACCGATGGCTCGGATGGCGGCACGGGCGCAGCAGACGACCCGGCCGGCGCCATTACCGACTCCACAACGCTCGCGCGTGCCGCCGAGGCCAATCTCGATCCAGCCACATTCCTTCAAAATAACGACTCACAAGGGTTTTTTCGCGCGTTGGGCGACCTTCTCATCACGGGCCCGACGCAGACCAACGTTAACGATTTCCGCACGATTCTGGTCGAGCCGCCGGGGGAATAATGCAAGTCTGTCCCGGCCGTTCGGCCGTGCCCATGCGAACCGAGAGGAGTCCATGACGGAGCGCGCATCCGATCGCACAAACTGTTGCAAGACCGTTTTCGCCGCCGCTTTGGCGCTGGGGCTATCGGCCTTCGCGCCATCGGCTCAAGCCGATCTCAAGCTTTGCAACATGACCAGCAGCCGTATCGGCGTGGCCATCGGCTACAAGGACACCGACGGCTGGGTGAGCGAAGGCTGGTGGAATGTCGCGGCGCAAGACTGTGAGATCCTGCTCAAGGGGGACCTGATCGCCCGTTTCTATTATGTCCACGCTGTCGATTACGACCGCGGCGGGGAATGGAGCGGCGAAGCCTTCATGTGTACGGACGACAAGGCGTTCACCATCCGCGGCGTCCAGGATTGCGAAGAGCGCGGTTACGCGCGCACCGGCTTCTTCGAGGTGGACACCAAGGAAGAGGCGGACTGGACCATCCGCATGACCGACGCGGAATAAGGGGCACGGGCGATGGCAGCGCGGCGGGTCAAGATCGTGGCAACGCTCGGGCCCGCATCCTTCAGCCCGGAAACCATCGGCCGGCTGATCGCCGCCGGCACCGACACCTTCCGCATCAATATGAGCCACACGTCGCATGACGCGGCGACCGCGGCCGTGCAAGCCATCCGGGCAGCAGAGGCGCGCGCCGAGAGGCCCATCGGCATCCTGGTCGACCTGCAGGGGCCGAAGCTGCGCATTGGCGACTTCGCCGACGGGGCTGTGGATGTTGAGCACGGCGCCACGTTCCGCTTCGATAAATCCCGGGCGCCGGGGACCGCGGAGCGCGTCCACCTACCCCATCCCGAGATCTTTACCAGCGTCGCGCCGGGCGACCGGCTCCTGCTGGATGACGGCAAGCTACGCCTCGACGTCACCCAGATCAGCGCCGACGCGATCACGGCGCAGGTGGTCATCGGTGGTTCGCTGTCCGGGCGCAAGGGCATCAGCCTGCCCGACACGGAACTTCCCGTCGGGGCCCTCACAGCAAAGGACCGCGCCGATCTCGATTTCATGCTGGAGCAGGACGTGGACTGGCTGGCGCTCTCCTTCGTTCAGCGCGAGGACGACATCGCCGAGGCCGCCAAGCTCGCCCGGGGCCGCGCTGCCATCATGGCCAAGATCGAGAAGCCGGCTGCCGTGCACCGTATCGACCGAATCCTGGAGCGCGCCGACGCGCTCATGGTCGCGCGCGGCGATCTGGGCGTGGAGATGCCGCTGCAGCAGGTGCCGGGTCTTCAGAAATCCCTCACCCGCGCGGCGCGCCGGGCCGGCAAGCCGATCGTCATCGCCACCCAGATGCTGGAGTCCATGATCGATGCGCCCGCGCCCACCCGCGCCGAGGTTTCCGACGTCGCGACCGCCGTCTTCGAGGGTGCCGATGCGGTGATGCTCTCGGCAGAGTCGGCTGTCGGCAAGTACCCGGTCGAGGCGGTGGAGGCCATGGCCGATATCGCCGCAGAGGTGGAGCGCGACCCGCTTTACGACAGCATCATCCATGCCCCTGAGCTTGGCCCCGACGAGAACGCTCCGGGTGCGATCAGCGCGGCCGCCTGCTCCATCGCCAAGTCGCTGAACCTCGCGCTCATCATTTGCTACACTGCCACCGGCGCGACCGCACTGCGCGCCGTCCGGCACCGACCGTCCACCCCGGTGCTCGCGCTTACACCCGTACCCGAAACCGCGCGGCGGCTTGCGCTCGCCTGGGGGCTGCGATGCGTGCTCACGGATGATCCGAGCGATCTCGACGACATGGTCGAACGTGCCTGCGGCATTGCCCGTGAGTGGGGCTTCGCGGAACCGGGCCAGCGGGTAATTATCGCCGCGGGCGTTCCGCTGGGGACACCTGGCGCGACCAACATGCTGCGGGTCGCGTTTATCGAGCCAGCCTCGCGCAGCCGGCCCTGAGCGCGGTCACTTCACGCCGGAGACGCAGCAATCATCGGAAACCGGCTGCGGCACCGAATGCTTCAGCCAGCACCGCGCGTCAGGCCCCTGAATGCCCGGTTTGACATACGTATAGGCCGCTCAGCGGCGCTCCTGTTCGCATTGCCGTGCGCACAAGCCCGGCTGATCACTTGCCAACGTGAAGTTGCGGTAGTCCGAGCCCGGGCGGTCAATGCCCGGTTCCCAGCTGACGCTGTTGTCCTGCCCGCCGCCGGTCCGGCCCTTTGTGCTCACCGTTACAAATTCACGCTCGGTCTCCCAGTTGGGACGGAAAATCTTAGGTATCGTGACGGCGATGCCAATCTCGTAGCGCTCACCCCGCCGGAGGTGGCCCTTCGGGACCCTGTGCGTGAAGGGAAGCATGTTCGAGGAATAGCCACGGCTTGCGCCGCGATCGTTTTCCCGGCTGTATATGACCTGCTTCGTATCGGTATCGATGAAGTAAATCTCGATAACCTTCCAATTCGGATTGCAGTTGCGCCCGGTCGGCTCAAACTTGATCGTCGGCGTCAACGAAATGGTCGATCCACCCGACGGGCTCACGATTTTCGGCGGACAGGTCGGCTCGGCCGCCGAGGCCGGCAGCATCGAGGCGAGCGCGAGGGCCACTCCGCTGATCGCTGAGACAGTGAGGTTTCTCCCTTTGCGCATATCCTCCCCTCCTTTCCGCTTTTCCCATTTGGTCTGCGGCATCCGCGTGACCGCGCTCTTCGCGGCCACG from Dichotomicrobium thermohalophilum carries:
- a CDS encoding alpha/beta hydrolase; this encodes MPEVIINGPAGRLEGRYHHEPAADSPIALILHPHPQFGGTMNNPIVYHLYYAFARRGFSVLRINFRGVGRSQGLFDNGPGELSDAATALDWLQVYNPDARSCWIAGVSFGAWISMQLLMRRPEIAGFISVAPPANLYDFSFLAPCPSSGLIVNGDMDRVAPPEAVRSLVNKLKSQKGISITHEVVHGANHFFEDKLDELMDEVIGPYLDEATGQAASA
- the gluQRS gene encoding tRNA glutamyl-Q(34) synthetase GluQRS, encoding MATTEEARPAIRFAPSPNGRLHLGHAYSALLAHDTARAIGARFLLRIDDIDTARCTPEFEQAIYDDLAWLGLSWETPVRRQSEHFSTYRQAAEELGARGLLYPCFATRKEIAETVARVAKPAFDPDGAPLYPGLYRNANPEKVAQLMAEGRPYALRLDMARARDAVGPAALTYRVFDLHGGARECLARPERWGDAVIVRKDTPTSYHLANVIDDALQGITHVIRGTDLEAATDLHVLLQRLLGLPTPAYHHHRLILDESGRKLSKSAGDLSLAALREHGATPEQIRCMVGLAS
- a CDS encoding N-acetylmuramoyl-L-alanine amidase — protein: MPSPNYGARRGGKRPDMILLHYTGMGTAEAAARWLANPEAKVSTHYLVEEDGTIVQMVSEWHRAWHAGASYWAGERDINSVSIGIEIHNHGHEAPDGLPPYPRAQMEAVVALCRDIAARWSVPPERVLGHSDVAPGRKVDPGEHFDWQSLAREGVCVWVPPVPLGDDTGIGAGAESADVEVLKAKLARVGYGVTPGARFDEHTASVVAAFQRRFRPEGVHGRADTSTLETLDRLIAALDGRQIS
- a CDS encoding TerB family tellurite resistance protein → MSIWGKIAGAATGLAIGGPLGALLGGLAGHYAIDRENDEAADLQEREVAFSMGVIALGAKMAKADGVVTKDEVSAFKDVFKVPDSELKNVARLFNLAKKDVAGYESYAKQLARLFQDDRETLKAVLDGLFHIAKADEVIHPSEEDYLASVARIFGFSDTEFAYIRARHVHAKERSPYDVLEVDPSISDEELKKHYRKLVRENHPDRLMARGVPEEFVEIANNKIAAINQAYDEIAKERGL
- a CDS encoding DUF2147 domain-containing protein; translated protein: MRALLPLSLGLFAVSFAAAPARAADAFGVWRHPDNGSLVRTYECGGGLCAKVIKVRDPSRKDVHNPNPDLRSRSIEGIVIMNGARKTDANTWEGQLYNTRDGKTYSGVITLKSPQKLELEGCVLGGLFCKGVTWTRVR
- a CDS encoding DUF2312 domain-containing protein — its product is MSELHESTRQQLRAIIERIERLEEEKAALAADIREVYAEAKGHGFDTKALRKIVQMRKKEAHERQEEEAVLTTYLHALGMLEDTPSWQAPEGEADAPREDAA
- a CDS encoding DUF1244 domain-containing protein produces the protein MLKKMEIQIADESSPANAFEFIAGAPDAGLVLTCDHATNAFPPGYGTLGLPPEQLERHIAYDIGAAGVTRRLANLLGVPAVLSKFSRLFIDPNRAVDDPTLIMRISDGAVVPGNARIDQREIDYRINNFHRPYHAAIDAALDAGISAGKPPAIFSIHSFTEAWRGHPRPWHATVLWDKDPRFAKPLVDALHAEPGIVAGENEPYTGRLKGDSMYEHGTRRGLPHALIEIRQDLIRDAAGQQAWAERLARIIRGILETRRGSGLHRIHYYGSFADEGALLPHVRSPREEELMREIDPKTATEIEAAVFRRLVSHLRERTDVQNIDMMNLAGFCRNCLSNWYREAAEERGFDLSKEESRELVYGMPYDEWKAKYQTEATAEQQARFQEAHGDSH
- a CDS encoding glycerate kinase type-2 family protein, whose protein sequence is MAEHPHRTDLIALFETAVARAQPGRCLPGLFPDWPGGRIIVIACGKAGAAMARVAEEHYADAVAEGRYQALAVTRHGYGVPLEHTRLIEAGHPVPDDGSLRGAEAALEAAGAAGADDLVLVLLSGGASALCAAPVAGLTLDDKRALTQALLRSGATISQINCVRKHLSGFKGGRLAAAAAPSRVMTLAISDVPGDAPDAIGSGPTVPDPTTLADARKVLGEFDITPGSAVAAALNDPANETPKPGDDAFANAEYRLAATAAQSLDAAAEEARARGYRPVILGDALEGEARDLAKAHAAQALELQRGGERIALLSGGEATVTIRGDGQGGPNQEYALALAIALDGAPGIHALAADTDGSDGGTGAADDPAGAITDSTTLARAAEANLDPATFLQNNDSQGFFRALGDLLITGPTQTNVNDFRTILVEPPGE
- a CDS encoding DUF1036 domain-containing protein, translated to MTERASDRTNCCKTVFAAALALGLSAFAPSAQADLKLCNMTSSRIGVAIGYKDTDGWVSEGWWNVAAQDCEILLKGDLIARFYYVHAVDYDRGGEWSGEAFMCTDDKAFTIRGVQDCEERGYARTGFFEVDTKEEADWTIRMTDAE
- the pyk gene encoding pyruvate kinase, which encodes MAARRVKIVATLGPASFSPETIGRLIAAGTDTFRINMSHTSHDAATAAVQAIRAAEARAERPIGILVDLQGPKLRIGDFADGAVDVEHGATFRFDKSRAPGTAERVHLPHPEIFTSVAPGDRLLLDDGKLRLDVTQISADAITAQVVIGGSLSGRKGISLPDTELPVGALTAKDRADLDFMLEQDVDWLALSFVQREDDIAEAAKLARGRAAIMAKIEKPAAVHRIDRILERADALMVARGDLGVEMPLQQVPGLQKSLTRAARRAGKPIVIATQMLESMIDAPAPTRAEVSDVATAVFEGADAVMLSAESAVGKYPVEAVEAMADIAAEVERDPLYDSIIHAPELGPDENAPGAISAAACSIAKSLNLALIICYTATGATALRAVRHRPSTPVLALTPVPETARRLALAWGLRCVLTDDPSDLDDMVERACGIAREWGFAEPGQRVIIAAGVPLGTPGATNMLRVAFIEPASRSRP
- a CDS encoding PAN domain-containing protein, giving the protein MTVAAKSAVTRMPQTKWEKRKGGEDMRKGRNLTVSAISGVALALASMLPASAAEPTCPPKIVSPSGGSTISLTPTIKFEPTGRNCNPNWKVIEIYFIDTDTKQVIYSRENDRGASRGYSSNMLPFTHRVPKGHLRRGERYEIGIAVTIPKIFRPNWETEREFVTVSTKGRTGGGQDNSVSWEPGIDRPGSDYRNFTLASDQPGLCARQCEQERR